From a single Mobula birostris isolate sMobBir1 chromosome 13, sMobBir1.hap1, whole genome shotgun sequence genomic region:
- the LOC140207521 gene encoding uncharacterized protein encodes MATGGRLNRVRTVLKRFLPLKLLGEDDRDTGSKVPKQGRIESNVPIECGPAAAEVEQIQPRDSDVRNTDRDPGTGTSEATVCQPRDSDVRNTDRDPGTGTSEATACQLGGTLNTELSSPQQGAVTEPEFAISDLLAQGGEYQLYQLTKFYRDRLEQAIEEKVERLGWMLTKEGHFRREENEKVTELTEKGHRTESSRLFLSLVMGKGSQARQAMWESFVTWRTELPKLDRILREIQELGPDREKYMNIAQGLSELPTQLIGEC; translated from the exons atggctACAG GTGGGAGGTTAAATCGGGTTCGGACAGTACTCAAGAGGTTCTTACCATTGAAGTTATTGGGGGAAGATGATCGGGACACGGGAAGCAAGGTACCAAAGCAGGGTCGGATTGAGAGCAATGTCCCAATAGAATGTGGTCCGGCCGCAGCGGAAGTGGAGCAaattcagcccagagacagtgacgtcaggaaCACTGATcgggaccctggaaccggtacaagtgaggcgactgtctgtcagcccagagacagtgacgtcaggaaCACTGATcgggaccctggaaccggtacaagtgaggcgactgccTGTCAGCTCGGAGGCACATTGAACACGGAATTGTCAAGTCCCCAACAAGGGGCAG TCACAGAGCCAGAGTTTGCAATCTCTGACCTCCTGGCGCAGGGGGGTGAATATCAACTGTACCAACTGACAAAGTTCTACAGGGACAGACTGGAACAAGCGATTGAAGAAAAGGTTGAAAGGCTCGGTTGGATGTTGACAAAGGAGGGACATTTCCGTCGAGAAGAAAATGAG AAAGTCACTGAACTGACAGAGAAGGGACACCGCACAGAGAGTTCCAGACTATTCCTCAGTCTGGTGATGGGCAAAGGCTCCCAGGCCCGGCAGGcgatgtgggaatcctttgtgaCCTGGAGGACTGAGTTACCAAAGTTGGACAGAATACTGAGGGAAATACAGGAACTCG GTCCTGATAGAGAGAAGTACATGAACATTGCCCAAGGGTTATCTGAGTTACCCACTCAATTGATAGGTGAGTGCTGA